The Treponema succinifaciens DSM 2489 region AGATGTAATAGAACTTCTTAAAAACAGCCAGGACGACATTCTCGCCTGCTACACATAAAAAAAATTGAATTTTCTGCGGATAATTCGTATAATCGATTTATGAACTACGGATTTTTCAGAGTTGCAAGCGTTTCCCCTTCACTTTCTGTGGCGGACTGCAACTTCAACTCCAAGCAGATAATTGAACTTGTAAAAAAAGCTCAGGACAAAAAAATAAAGCTTCTCGTTTTCCCGGAACTTTCCATTTGCGCCTACACTTGCGCAGATTTATTCACACAAAAAACACTTCAAGAAGAGTGCTATATCGTCCTAAAAAATATTTGCGAGGAAACAAAAAACTGCAATATTCTTTTTTGCGTAGGACTTCCTGTTGAACTGGACTCGGAGCGATTCAACTGCGCAGCTTTCGTTTTCAAAGGAAAAGTTCTTGCTTTAATACCAAAATCTTTTATTCCAAATTATTCTGAATTCTATGAAAGCCGCTGGTTTGCCTCATTTTCTGAAAACACTGTAAAACAAATTTCACTTTGCAAAGGCTTGGAAGACATTCCGTTTGGCACAGATATTTTTATTCAGGATGAAAATGACTCTTCCATAAAAATTTCCGCGGAACTTTGCGAAGATTTGTGGGTTCCGTTTTCACCTTCAACAAGGCACGCATTAAACGGAGCTACGATAATTGCAAATTTAAGCGCAAGCAATGAAGTCGCAGGAAAAGCAGAATACAGACGGATTCTTGTGACAGGACATTCCGCAAAAACAGTAAGCGCATACATTTACGCAAACGCAAGCCACGATGAAAGTTCCACCGATATGATTTTCAGCGGACACAGCATCATAGCAGCAAACGGAGCAATAAAAGCCGAATCCGGTCTTTTTGAAAACACGCAGGAATTTCTTATAGCGGACATTGATCTGGAAAAACTCACGCAAGACAGAATCAAGTCCACAACTTTTTCTAGAAGCACAAGTTTTGCAAAATCTGAATACAAGACAATTTTTGTAAGCGGACTTCAGCAGGAACATTTTGCAGACAACATAGACGAGCAGCTTTATGAAAAAATTGATCTTCATCCATTTGTTCCTTCTGATATTCAAAAAAGAAAAGAAAGATGTTTTTCAATAATTGAAATGCAGTCGGAAGGACTCGCAAAACGGCTAAGGCACATTCATGCGCAGGGAGCAGTCATAGGACTTAGCGGAGGTCTAGATTCAACTTTGGCGCTTTTAGTATGCGCAAGAGCTTTTGATAAATGCAACATTTCAAGAGAAAAAATTTTTTCTATAACAATGCCCGCCTTCGGAACAACAGACAGAACATTCAACAACGCCTGCCTGCTTGCAAAGGAAATGGGAACAACCTTAAAAGAAATAAATATAAAAGACGCTGTGATTCAGCATTTTAAAGATATAGGGCAAGACATAAACACACACGATGTAACTTACGAAAATTGCCAGGCACGCGAGCGTACTCAAGTTCTTATGGATTTTGCAAACAAGTGCAACGGAATTGTAATCGGAACAGGAGATTTAAGCGAGCTTGCTCTTGGATGGTGCACTTACAACGGCGACCAGATGAGCATGTACGGCGTAAATTCCAGTATTCCAAAAACTTTAGTCCGCCACCTTGTTTCTTGGTTTGCGGACGAGGCATTTGAAAAAGGAAACAAAAATCTTTCTGATGTTCTGAATGATATTCTTGCGACACCTGTAAGCCCGGAACTTCTACCGCCTTCAGAAGGAAAAATAAGTCAGAAAACAGAAGAAATTGTAGGTCCTTACGAGCTTCATGATTTTTTCCTTTACTATGTTTTGCGCTGGGGATTTTCTCCACGGAAAATTTATTTTCTTGCACAAAAAGCTTTTCTTGGAAAAGAAGACAAGGCGACAAAGACAATATACACAAAAGAAATCATCTTAAAATGGCTAAAGAATTTCTACAAAAGATTTTTCAGCCAGCAGTTCAAAAGAAGCTGTATGCCGGACGGAGCAAAAGTTGGAACAGTAAATCTTTCGCCAAGAGGAGACTGGAGAATGCCTAGCGATGCAAGCGCGCAGATTTGGATAAAGGAAATTGAAAAATGCTAAGCT contains the following coding sequences:
- a CDS encoding NAD(+) synthase, which encodes MNYGFFRVASVSPSLSVADCNFNSKQIIELVKKAQDKKIKLLVFPELSICAYTCADLFTQKTLQEECYIVLKNICEETKNCNILFCVGLPVELDSERFNCAAFVFKGKVLALIPKSFIPNYSEFYESRWFASFSENTVKQISLCKGLEDIPFGTDIFIQDENDSSIKISAELCEDLWVPFSPSTRHALNGATIIANLSASNEVAGKAEYRRILVTGHSAKTVSAYIYANASHDESSTDMIFSGHSIIAANGAIKAESGLFENTQEFLIADIDLEKLTQDRIKSTTFSRSTSFAKSEYKTIFVSGLQQEHFADNIDEQLYEKIDLHPFVPSDIQKRKERCFSIIEMQSEGLAKRLRHIHAQGAVIGLSGGLDSTLALLVCARAFDKCNISREKIFSITMPAFGTTDRTFNNACLLAKEMGTTLKEINIKDAVIQHFKDIGQDINTHDVTYENCQARERTQVLMDFANKCNGIVIGTGDLSELALGWCTYNGDQMSMYGVNSSIPKTLVRHLVSWFADEAFEKGNKNLSDVLNDILATPVSPELLPPSEGKISQKTEEIVGPYELHDFFLYYVLRWGFSPRKIYFLAQKAFLGKEDKATKTIYTKEIILKWLKNFYKRFFSQQFKRSCMPDGAKVGTVNLSPRGDWRMPSDASAQIWIKEIEKC